TAATCGCCATCGCCGAGAAGAACAGCGTTACCTTAATCGCGGTACCGGCGTCGGCCACCGCGGTTTTTCCCTCCTGCTGCAGCTGCTGCGACTGGGAGTCGGCAAAGCTGACCACCACATCCAGGAAGGCGTTCTGCGAGGTGGTGATGCTGCGCAGCACAAACTCTTTCGCCGCCGCCACATCGCCGCTGCGTACCAGCACCGCAAGCTGGTCGCGCGCGATATCATATGACGCTGCCGCGTCCTTCACCGCCTGAATTTTCTTTTTGCCGACCACGGAGGTCTGCAGCGTCGCGATGCGATCGATCGCCGCGTTAGTTCGTGCGATGGACTGTTCCATCTGTGCAAAACGCTTGTTATTGCCCGCCTCGTTGCCGGTATCCAGCACCAGCCCGCGCAGGAATTTAATCTGATCGTTCACCCCGTCGCGTACCTCAAACGCCAGCCGCACTTTGGCGTAGCGATCGTTGACGATGCTGTCGATGGTCTGATTGATATGGTTGATTTTATTCACCGCGGTGGCGCTGACGATGATTAGCAGCAGGATGACCAGGCCGAACGCAGCACCGAGCCGCGCGCCGACGCGCATATTTTTAACGAATGACATTGCAGGTTTTCCCTAAGGTTGGACTTAACAGGAAGCATCGGGTGGCTTCTCTTGCAGAATGCATCGGCACCCATAAGGAAAACTTGATATGCGTCAGTGAGCAATCTCACGTTTTTAGGTGAGGAAATGTAAATGGTGGTTTAAACGGCGAGCGTGGAGCATGCAATAAGGGAACGGGGAACGGGGAACGGGGAACAGGGGGCAGGGAACAGGGAACGGGGAACAGGGAACAGGGAACAGGAAACTGTGAGCAATAGTACAGGGGGTGGGGCATCCGCAGCGACACGATGTACGCGGCTGGCCTGCTGCAAAGGTTGGTGCAGCAGGCCGGTACTGCGTCGGATCGGCGAAATCAGATCTTGAGCATTTTTACCGTGGCATCCACGTCAATCTCATCCTGCGAGAAGATCAGCGTGGTGCCCTGGAAGGTGGTGATTGCCAGCTTTTTGAGCGTGCGCATCTCTTCGGCAGCGGCTTCGGCTTTTGGCCGGATATTGCTCATCAGCAGACCCACCGACAGCACGGTGTTCTCTTTATCGATGCGCGGATCGGCCGGCACCTCTTCGCTGTAGACCAGATAAGACTTGATCGAGGTGAGCTTCAGGCGCTCGCCGGCAATGTAGATGTACTTACCTTCTGCCGCCACCTTCACCGCAAAGGCAGATAAGCCTTTGTTGTTGGTGGTAGGCTCAAAAGTCACCGCCGCATCTTTCTTGATCAGCTCCGGGTTGGCGACCTTGATCACATGAAAATAACGATTATCGCCGTTTTCATCTTTGATAAAGCCAAAACCTTTATCTTTAAACCAGGTTGTGATCGTTCCGTTCATCGCCATTGTTGCCTACTTATAGAGTTAATCTGATCGGTTATTACGGCACATAGTGTAAAACACAATGCCGGCGCAGACCACGCCTTTGCTTACCACATCAGATCGTCTGGCACCTTAAAGTCGGCGTACGGGTCGTCTTCATCCTGTTGTTCCTCGGTCAGCGCGCTGTGTAACACGATGCTGCTGGCATCGCGCTGGGCGATTTTTTCGGCGACGATGGCCGGGATGATCGCGTAGTGGCTGTCAGCGCTGCCATCCACCGTCAGGCGCGCGATGGCGAGGCGGCCGTTAATCAGCTGCGTCTGGGTCGGCTTA
This portion of the Erwinia sp. E602 genome encodes:
- a CDS encoding cold-shock protein produces the protein MAMNGTITTWFKDKGFGFIKDENGDNRYFHVIKVANPELIKKDAAVTFEPTTNNKGLSAFAVKVAAEGKYIYIAGERLKLTSIKSYLVYSEEVPADPRIDKENTVLSVGLLMSNIRPKAEAAAEEMRTLKKLAITTFQGTTLIFSQDEIDVDATVKMLKI